Proteins from a single region of Terriglobus sp. TAA 43:
- a CDS encoding ROK family protein — protein MKSSAPRQNGTRPMRGIRRIDLASVQPASSEIARDINRDIILELIRFKQPLARADLSRLSGLRPSTVSKIVEQLVQENWVQEGAVIKAARGRPSTMLSVNSAMVTFALDLRPDRAILAVVDLSGRFLSRETIPTYSDLARTVAQIGKRMRALREEHSTKSFEGVGVSVPGRMHPATQRVVLAPNMKWHDFDLKSALEIESGLQVEIDNDANVCLISELWYGRLEGVKNVVLVAVAEGVGAAILAGGHMQSGYNGLAGEFGHVSVDPAGPQCQCGQNGCWEMVSSSRAAIRYYNAGGRKKVQNIYELLRQMEDGDALAREAITEQARALGRGLRMVTATLSPELILVVGDITAAWDLCGPIIEREMSSSMLAGDPPQLRAAGDAELARLSGGAAMLMQRHAGYHRSTHERALPIPA, from the coding sequence ATGAAGTCTTCTGCACCCAGGCAAAACGGTACTCGTCCCATGCGTGGCATTCGCAGGATCGATCTTGCCTCGGTGCAGCCAGCTTCCAGCGAGATAGCACGCGACATCAATCGCGACATCATCCTGGAACTGATCCGCTTCAAACAACCGCTGGCCCGGGCAGACCTGTCGCGCCTGTCCGGGTTACGTCCCAGTACCGTTTCCAAAATCGTCGAACAGCTGGTGCAAGAGAACTGGGTGCAGGAGGGCGCTGTCATCAAGGCAGCGCGTGGGCGTCCATCCACCATGCTTTCAGTGAACAGTGCCATGGTCACGTTCGCACTCGACCTGCGCCCGGATCGAGCCATTCTTGCTGTAGTCGATCTGAGTGGGCGCTTTCTTTCACGCGAAACCATTCCCACGTACTCCGATCTGGCTCGCACCGTTGCTCAGATCGGCAAACGCATGCGCGCTTTGCGTGAAGAACATTCCACCAAGTCCTTCGAGGGCGTTGGTGTTAGCGTACCCGGCCGCATGCATCCGGCGACGCAGCGCGTAGTGCTGGCACCAAACATGAAGTGGCACGACTTCGATCTGAAATCTGCGCTTGAGATCGAATCCGGCCTGCAGGTGGAGATTGATAACGATGCGAATGTCTGCTTGATCTCCGAGCTCTGGTACGGACGGCTCGAGGGCGTTAAGAACGTCGTCCTTGTTGCCGTGGCAGAAGGCGTGGGAGCCGCAATCCTTGCTGGTGGACATATGCAATCCGGATACAACGGGTTGGCCGGTGAGTTTGGCCATGTGTCTGTTGATCCTGCCGGACCGCAGTGTCAGTGCGGGCAAAACGGATGCTGGGAGATGGTCTCCTCCTCGCGTGCTGCGATCCGTTATTACAACGCTGGCGGTCGCAAGAAGGTGCAGAACATCTACGAACTGCTGCGGCAGATGGAAGATGGCGATGCACTGGCTCGAGAAGCCATCACAGAACAGGCGCGCGCGCTTGGCCGTGGTCTTCGCATGGTGACTGCCACCCTCTCACCGGAGCTGATTCTTGTTGTAGGTGACATTACCGCAGCATGGGATCTCTGCGGCCCAATCATAGAACGGGAAATGTCCTCGTCGATGCTGGCCGGAGATCCACCGCAGCTCCGTGCAGCGGGTGATGCAGAACTAGCGCGTCTGAGCGGCGGCGCAGCCATGCTCATGCAGCGGCATGCTGGCTATCACCGTTCGACCCATGAACGAGCCCTCCCCATCCCGGCCTAG
- a CDS encoding cytochrome c encodes MNLLTKCAVPAALLTMAFASLPNLNAQNANAPRPQGARPQVTVGSQGPMPVHAKFTEQQIENGGTLFLQNCAFCHGKDASGGESGPDLTRSKVVSGDKEGEGIGQVVRNGRLDKGMPRFNLGDSEILSLVAFIHSQQDKAMSQTGNRKGVEESDLHTGNAEAGKKYFESTGGCVKCHSATGDLAKVATRYSGLQLLEQMLYPRQAKPTVSVKTAGGQSYDGPLEYQDEFHIGMKDSFGVYHSWPVSAVTFKVNNPAEQHVEIMSRYTDKDMHDVLAYIQTLK; translated from the coding sequence ATGAATCTGTTGACGAAATGTGCTGTTCCAGCCGCACTGCTGACGATGGCATTTGCTTCCCTTCCAAACCTCAACGCACAAAACGCGAATGCTCCACGTCCTCAGGGCGCACGGCCACAGGTCACTGTAGGATCGCAGGGCCCCATGCCCGTGCATGCAAAGTTCACCGAACAACAGATTGAAAACGGTGGAACGCTGTTTCTGCAGAACTGCGCGTTTTGCCACGGCAAGGATGCCAGTGGCGGCGAGAGTGGTCCGGATCTGACGCGCTCGAAAGTCGTGTCGGGCGACAAGGAAGGTGAAGGCATTGGTCAAGTAGTGCGCAATGGTCGGCTCGATAAAGGCATGCCGCGCTTTAACCTTGGCGACTCCGAGATCCTCAGCCTGGTCGCTTTCATCCATTCGCAGCAGGACAAGGCGATGTCGCAGACCGGCAACCGCAAAGGCGTGGAAGAGAGCGACCTGCACACCGGCAATGCCGAGGCGGGCAAGAAGTACTTTGAGAGCACTGGCGGGTGCGTGAAGTGCCATTCAGCGACCGGCGATCTTGCCAAGGTGGCCACGCGTTATAGCGGCCTGCAGTTGCTGGAACAGATGCTGTATCCACGGCAGGCGAAGCCCACGGTATCCGTAAAGACAGCCGGCGGCCAAAGCTACGACGGCCCGCTGGAGTATCAGGATGAATTTCATATCGGCATGAAGGACAGCTTCGGCGTGTATCACTCCTGGCCTGTCTCTGCGGTGACGTTCAAGGTGAACAATCCTGCGGAACAGCATGTGGAGATCATGAGCCGATACACCGACAAGGACATGCACGACGTCCTCGCCTACATTCAGACATTGAAGTAA
- a CDS encoding ThuA domain-containing protein, giving the protein MKKFGMAIMAGVLCAGQAWAAQHIRVLIVDGESAAPYHNWAAITPVLKKELDEVGIFDTEVLTAPPKGADFSTFHPDWKKYGVIVLNYDAPDERWPDDVKTSFEQYMKGGGGLVIIHAADNAFPHWKAYNQMVGIGGWRGRKEDAGPHWVWKDGKVVPLEDTGHNAMHGLRKPFLVTVRDTKNPVMRGLPTTWMHMGDELYGYLRGPGGMTVLATAYSDPANHGTGENEPMVMTSTFGKGRTFHTAWGHDVYAQSSTDSVVLFQRGVEWAATGKVTQAVPATFPTANTVSFRADLAAMDPNAAKGANPLDMTMPARPMGPRPAGATGAAAPGTPTQAPPQR; this is encoded by the coding sequence ATGAAGAAGTTCGGAATGGCAATCATGGCTGGCGTATTGTGCGCTGGGCAGGCATGGGCAGCACAGCACATCCGCGTTTTGATTGTGGATGGTGAAAGCGCCGCTCCGTACCATAACTGGGCCGCTATTACGCCGGTTCTGAAGAAGGAACTGGACGAGGTTGGCATCTTCGATACGGAAGTGCTCACTGCACCGCCAAAGGGCGCCGACTTTAGCACATTCCATCCGGATTGGAAGAAGTATGGCGTCATTGTGCTGAACTACGACGCGCCAGACGAGCGTTGGCCAGATGACGTGAAGACCAGCTTCGAGCAGTACATGAAGGGCGGCGGAGGTCTGGTCATCATTCACGCAGCGGACAATGCCTTTCCTCATTGGAAGGCCTACAACCAGATGGTTGGCATAGGTGGTTGGCGCGGACGTAAGGAAGATGCTGGTCCGCATTGGGTATGGAAGGACGGCAAAGTGGTGCCTCTAGAAGACACTGGCCACAATGCGATGCATGGCTTGCGCAAGCCGTTTCTCGTAACGGTTCGCGATACAAAGAACCCCGTTATGCGCGGCTTGCCGACAACCTGGATGCACATGGGCGATGAACTCTACGGATACCTGCGCGGTCCCGGCGGTATGACCGTGCTGGCCACGGCCTATTCTGATCCCGCGAATCATGGCACTGGCGAGAATGAGCCTATGGTAATGACCTCGACCTTCGGCAAAGGACGCACCTTCCACACAGCGTGGGGACACGACGTGTATGCGCAAAGCTCCACGGATTCTGTCGTGCTCTTCCAGCGCGGCGTGGAGTGGGCGGCCACCGGCAAGGTGACACAGGCTGTGCCAGCGACGTTCCCCACGGCAAATACGGTGAGCTTCCGAGCCGACCTGGCCGCGATGGATCCGAACGCTGCAAAGGGCGCAAATCCGCTGGATATGACGATGCCTGCACGTCCCATGGGACCTCGTCCGGCAGGTGCTACCGGTGCTGCGGCACCCGGCACGCCGACACAGGCACCTCCGCAACGGTAA
- a CDS encoding Gfo/Idh/MocA family protein, whose product MAKLQRRLRLGMVGGGPGAFIGAVHRMAARLDDRFELVAAALSSDPEKSKSFAKEIHVPRAYGSYQEMAEAEAKHPEPIDVVAIVTPNSTHYPVAKAFLNAGIPVMCDKPMTMTVDEAEDLAAIVHKSGLTFGLTHTYSGYPMVRQMREMILDGALGKIRMINVAYVQGWLSTPVEQTGAKQAEWRTDPTKSGKGGALGDIATHAYHIALFTTGLKAESIAADVTTFVPGRRLDDNVQAMIRFEGGAKASLIASQIAAGIENDLTLRIHGELGSFEWHQENPNYLIHSPLNDAPRTITRGGPTAGPWAVYSTRVPSGHPEGYLEAFGQLYKDLAELLAAKLEDREPNPISKLLPDVQDGVRGMRFIDAVLASSENGSAWTKL is encoded by the coding sequence ATGGCAAAGCTGCAACGACGTCTTCGTCTGGGTATGGTGGGCGGTGGGCCCGGAGCCTTCATCGGCGCGGTTCACCGTATGGCCGCACGCTTGGACGACCGCTTTGAACTGGTGGCTGCGGCTCTCTCCTCTGATCCGGAAAAGTCAAAGAGTTTCGCGAAAGAGATCCACGTGCCACGCGCCTATGGAAGCTATCAGGAGATGGCCGAGGCGGAAGCAAAGCACCCGGAACCCATCGACGTAGTAGCCATTGTTACACCGAACAGCACGCATTATCCCGTTGCCAAGGCATTCCTCAATGCAGGCATCCCCGTCATGTGCGACAAGCCTATGACGATGACCGTGGATGAAGCCGAAGATTTGGCTGCGATCGTGCACAAGTCTGGCCTTACCTTCGGCCTGACGCATACGTACTCCGGCTATCCCATGGTTCGCCAGATGCGCGAAATGATTCTGGACGGTGCACTGGGCAAGATTCGCATGATCAATGTCGCCTACGTACAGGGCTGGCTCTCCACTCCGGTAGAGCAGACCGGTGCAAAGCAGGCTGAATGGCGTACCGATCCCACCAAGAGCGGTAAAGGCGGAGCACTTGGCGACATTGCAACACATGCTTACCACATTGCTCTCTTCACCACGGGCCTCAAGGCGGAGTCCATCGCTGCTGATGTGACCACCTTCGTCCCGGGTCGCCGCCTCGATGACAACGTTCAGGCGATGATCCGTTTTGAAGGCGGAGCCAAAGCTTCTCTGATCGCATCGCAGATCGCCGCAGGCATTGAGAACGACCTTACGCTTCGCATCCATGGCGAGCTCGGCAGCTTTGAGTGGCATCAGGAGAATCCGAACTACCTCATTCACTCGCCGCTGAACGACGCGCCACGCACCATTACGCGCGGCGGTCCGACAGCCGGACCGTGGGCCGTTTACAGCACGCGTGTTCCCTCCGGTCATCCGGAAGGCTATCTGGAGGCATTCGGCCAGCTTTACAAGGATCTAGCCGAACTGCTGGCAGCCAAGCTGGAAGATCGTGAACCGAATCCCATATCGAAGCTCTTGCCGGACGTACAGGACGGCGTTCGCGGTATGCGTTTCATTGATGCCGTACTTGCCTCCTCTGAAAACGGGTCGGCCTGGACAAAGCTGTAG
- a CDS encoding sugar phosphate isomerase/epimerase, giving the protein MKTIKGPAIFLAQFAGDESPFNNLNEIAQWAASLGYKGVQIPSWDGRLFDLKKAAESKTYCDEVLGTLASHGVALTELSTHLQGQLVAVHPAYDALFDSFAPAEVHNNSKARTEWAVQQLKYAAKASANLGLQAHATFSGALAWPYLYPWPQRPAGLVETAFGELAKRWTPILNTFDENGIDLCYEIHPGEDLHDGASFEMFLEAVKNHPRCNLLFDPSHFVLQQLDYLEYIDLYHERIRMFHVKDAEFRPSGRQGVYGGFQSWANRAGRFRSLGDGQVDFGAIFSKLTQYGFDGWAVLEWECCIKDSSQGAREGAPFIAKHIIQAVDRAFDDFAGAETDDNMLRKLLGL; this is encoded by the coding sequence ATGAAGACGATCAAGGGGCCAGCCATCTTTCTGGCGCAGTTTGCGGGCGACGAATCGCCCTTCAACAACCTGAACGAGATTGCACAGTGGGCCGCATCACTCGGCTATAAGGGCGTGCAGATCCCAAGCTGGGATGGACGCCTGTTTGACCTGAAGAAGGCAGCAGAGAGCAAGACCTACTGCGACGAGGTGCTCGGCACACTCGCATCGCATGGTGTTGCGCTTACCGAGCTTTCGACTCATCTTCAAGGTCAGCTTGTCGCCGTACATCCCGCGTACGATGCCCTCTTCGACAGCTTTGCCCCGGCCGAAGTTCATAACAATTCGAAGGCACGCACAGAATGGGCTGTTCAGCAGCTCAAGTATGCGGCGAAGGCTTCGGCGAATCTCGGTTTGCAGGCGCATGCGACCTTCTCTGGTGCACTGGCATGGCCGTATCTATATCCATGGCCGCAGCGTCCTGCGGGCCTGGTGGAAACAGCATTTGGTGAACTGGCCAAGCGCTGGACGCCGATCCTGAACACCTTCGACGAAAACGGTATCGACCTCTGCTACGAGATTCATCCCGGCGAAGATCTGCATGATGGCGCTTCGTTCGAGATGTTCCTGGAAGCGGTCAAGAATCATCCGCGTTGCAACCTGCTGTTTGACCCGAGCCACTTTGTACTGCAGCAGTTGGACTATCTGGAATACATCGACCTGTATCACGAACGTATTCGCATGTTCCATGTGAAGGATGCGGAGTTTCGTCCGTCGGGACGCCAGGGCGTTTATGGTGGCTTCCAGTCGTGGGCAAACCGCGCAGGACGCTTCCGTTCACTGGGCGATGGGCAGGTGGATTTCGGCGCCATTTTCTCCAAACTGACACAGTATGGCTTCGATGGTTGGGCAGTGCTGGAGTGGGAGTGCTGCATTAAGGACTCCTCACAGGGTGCTCGTGAAGGTGCTCCGTTTATTGCAAAGCACATCATTCAGGCCGTGGATAGAGCATTCGACGATTTCGCTGGTGCTGAAACGGACGACAACATGCTGCGTAAGCTGCTGGGACTGTAA
- a CDS encoding carboxypeptidase regulatory-like domain-containing protein, with protein MKRGIIIPIVLACVSAAGVARGQVTDSQSISGTVTDATGASVPGASVTVTNEATKISVTVKTNGDGLYNALNLPVGTYTISTTMDGFKKSVVTGVALDVGAKPAVPVQLQVGAVGESVEVKAESVMIQTTTAEIGGVVTSTEATQIQLNGRNYIQLITLQPGVSQTVASGFAISGTYGVNGNSQSVNGIRTDSMNFFIDGVDNKDNGGGGNNFVNISPDSLQQFRNVASAYDASYGGSSGATVSVAIKSGGQSFHGNAYEYIRNDAIQAYPFRALSSYSVAPVKAPLRYNDFGWTLGGPIYIPGHFNASKEKLFFFAGQEYKRLRTSTVQNVTVPTPAAIAAAIATGPSTATGRAIAASILQDPSGNFRYLSLGNNDQSEWLIKIDYHMNEKNQFSGSYVHDNVKVVGNPTNFVIYDRLIPGLTSNARWIHTFNSRMVNTAVGSFSGNIINEGVNIRPNPQFGKSVQRADYGMTYATLYNASTYIPQTTISGYGNPGTTPRQFDNYQRIYALKDDLSIVVGNHSMKTGAYFWRARKNQTAPPQLNGAFTFSNLAGLVAGNFASYTEGSNIPQIQARFTQFETYFQDDWTLSRRLTLNMGLRWQYMPPIASWPNNTAFFDPNFYDPTKAATVSGTTGLITSNPAPYNGLILPGTGFSDKAKQVVAPNVYNNPQVTALFHNLPGGIINSVYNTFAPRAGFAYDLTGKQDTVVRGGYGMSYERVEGNYIYGAASQLPFVAVANLASAGNADALGSVGTSAAPQNIGNSGDRNLNPPRIHNYSIGVQHKLFNNTSVEMNYVGSHASNLTYRKNLNQGAAGIEQANPSVARNALRPYKGYGEIYQYSNGSHSNYNSLQARWQTRFNQGGLVSLAFTWSKCLAMGSSFDYQPQDSTNLAADYGPCTFNQPKIFVASYVYPLPFWQHSQEWYKKALGGWQVSGITRIANGLPINIIQPSGLSVAGNLVTTANVAQRPNLVPGVSPYAHNGKQYLNYNAFVQPAAGTYGNVGYAAIKGPLFNNWDVALQKNIPIHESIGAEFRAEMFNAPNHLSPFAVGGTLGSVQPNGTYQPNYSSTGTYQNSFGQITSTADPRTMEFVLRINF; from the coding sequence ATGAAGCGTGGAATCATCATCCCGATCGTTCTCGCCTGCGTTTCAGCAGCAGGTGTGGCAAGGGGCCAAGTAACCGATAGCCAATCCATCTCAGGAACCGTGACAGATGCAACCGGCGCGTCCGTTCCTGGTGCGTCCGTAACGGTCACAAACGAAGCGACAAAAATCTCTGTCACGGTGAAGACGAATGGGGACGGTCTGTATAACGCCCTAAACCTTCCCGTGGGCACCTACACCATTTCCACCACGATGGATGGCTTCAAGAAGTCCGTCGTTACCGGCGTCGCTCTAGACGTGGGTGCGAAACCCGCTGTGCCCGTACAGCTTCAGGTCGGCGCCGTGGGCGAATCGGTTGAGGTCAAAGCCGAAAGCGTGATGATCCAGACCACCACTGCGGAAATCGGCGGCGTTGTCACCAGCACGGAAGCCACACAGATTCAGCTCAACGGTCGCAACTACATCCAACTGATCACCCTGCAGCCCGGTGTTTCGCAGACGGTGGCCAGTGGTTTTGCCATCTCCGGAACTTATGGCGTCAACGGCAACTCGCAATCCGTTAACGGTATCCGTACCGACTCGATGAATTTCTTCATCGACGGTGTAGACAACAAGGACAACGGTGGTGGCGGCAACAATTTCGTCAACATCTCGCCTGATTCCCTGCAGCAGTTCCGCAATGTAGCATCCGCCTATGACGCCAGCTATGGTGGCTCGTCGGGTGCGACGGTATCAGTGGCTATCAAGAGCGGCGGCCAGAGCTTCCACGGCAACGCGTACGAATACATCCGTAACGATGCCATTCAGGCCTATCCCTTCCGCGCGTTGAGTTCATACAGCGTTGCGCCGGTAAAGGCACCGCTTCGCTACAACGATTTCGGATGGACTCTCGGCGGTCCCATTTATATCCCTGGTCACTTTAACGCCAGCAAGGAAAAGCTGTTCTTCTTTGCCGGACAAGAGTACAAGCGGCTGCGCACGTCCACCGTACAGAATGTAACCGTCCCCACTCCAGCCGCGATTGCAGCTGCGATCGCAACAGGGCCAAGCACCGCTACGGGGCGCGCCATTGCGGCGAGCATTCTACAAGACCCAAGCGGTAACTTCCGATATCTGAGCCTTGGCAACAACGATCAGTCGGAATGGCTAATCAAAATTGATTACCACATGAATGAGAAGAACCAATTCAGCGGTTCTTATGTTCACGACAACGTAAAGGTAGTGGGTAATCCGACAAACTTTGTCATCTATGATCGCCTGATCCCTGGCCTTACATCCAATGCACGCTGGATTCACACATTCAATTCGAGAATGGTGAATACGGCGGTCGGCTCCTTCTCTGGCAACATCATCAACGAAGGCGTGAACATCCGCCCCAATCCGCAGTTTGGGAAATCTGTCCAACGCGCGGACTATGGCATGACATATGCCACTCTGTACAACGCGTCCACATACATCCCGCAGACCACCATCTCGGGTTATGGCAATCCCGGCACGACCCCACGTCAGTTCGACAACTATCAGCGCATTTACGCCTTGAAAGATGACCTATCGATTGTCGTAGGAAATCATTCGATGAAGACAGGTGCTTACTTCTGGCGCGCCCGCAAGAACCAGACCGCACCGCCGCAGTTGAACGGCGCATTCACGTTCTCCAACCTGGCGGGCCTTGTTGCCGGCAATTTTGCCAGCTACACCGAAGGCAGCAACATTCCTCAAATCCAGGCCCGTTTCACGCAATTTGAAACATACTTCCAGGATGACTGGACCCTCAGCCGACGTCTTACTCTCAACATGGGTTTGCGCTGGCAGTACATGCCACCAATCGCAAGCTGGCCGAACAATACCGCCTTCTTCGATCCGAACTTCTACGACCCTACAAAGGCTGCTACGGTTAGTGGAACGACCGGCTTGATCACTTCGAATCCGGCGCCCTACAACGGTTTGATTCTTCCCGGAACCGGGTTCTCAGACAAGGCGAAGCAGGTAGTGGCTCCGAACGTTTACAACAACCCGCAAGTGACAGCTTTGTTCCACAATCTGCCCGGCGGCATTATCAACAGTGTCTACAACACGTTTGCTCCGCGCGCAGGCTTTGCATATGACTTGACCGGGAAACAAGACACCGTGGTCCGGGGCGGCTACGGCATGTCTTACGAACGTGTGGAAGGTAACTATATCTACGGTGCAGCTTCACAGTTGCCCTTCGTGGCGGTCGCCAACCTCGCAAGCGCGGGCAACGCAGATGCACTTGGTTCAGTTGGCACCTCGGCTGCGCCGCAGAACATAGGAAACTCAGGCGATCGTAACCTGAATCCACCCCGTATTCACAACTACAGTATTGGCGTTCAGCACAAGCTGTTCAACAATACCTCGGTAGAAATGAACTACGTCGGTTCGCACGCATCCAACCTGACGTATCGCAAGAACCTGAACCAGGGTGCAGCAGGCATCGAACAGGCGAATCCAAGCGTAGCGCGAAATGCGCTGCGACCCTACAAGGGCTACGGTGAGATCTACCAGTATTCCAACGGGTCGCATTCAAACTACAACTCTCTGCAGGCGCGCTGGCAAACACGCTTCAATCAAGGTGGTCTGGTAAGTCTGGCGTTTACATGGTCGAAATGCCTTGCCATGGGATCTTCGTTCGACTATCAGCCGCAGGACAGCACGAATCTGGCAGCGGATTACGGCCCATGCACTTTTAATCAGCCGAAGATCTTCGTGGCCAGCTATGTGTACCCCCTTCCCTTCTGGCAACACTCACAGGAGTGGTACAAGAAGGCCTTGGGAGGCTGGCAGGTTTCGGGTATTACACGTATCGCCAATGGCCTTCCAATTAACATCATCCAACCCTCAGGTCTCTCGGTTGCCGGCAACCTGGTCACCACAGCCAACGTTGCGCAGCGTCCGAATCTTGTACCGGGTGTAAGCCCCTACGCGCACAACGGCAAGCAATATCTGAACTACAACGCGTTCGTTCAACCTGCCGCCGGCACATACGGCAATGTCGGTTATGCCGCCATCAAGGGACCGCTGTTCAACAACTGGGATGTGGCTCTGCAGAAAAACATTCCCATTCACGAATCGATCGGTGCAGAGTTCCGCGCCGAGATGTTCAATGCGCCAAACCATCTCTCCCCGTTCGCCGTGGGTGGAACTTTGGGCTCGGTGCAACCGAACGGGACCTATCAACCCAACTACAGCTCCACCGGAACGTACCAGAACTCATTCGGACAGATCACCTCAACGGCTGATCCTCGTACGATGGAGTTCGTACTTCGCATCAACTTCTAA
- a CDS encoding acido-empty-quinoprotein group A, which produces MKHWFKSVRVLSLVAVCALGASAQSVDFNMLKNPPKDSWPGFHGDYSGRRHSALTQINTGNVQNMTPAWTFQTGQTQPIKATPILVDGILYFTMPDNIWAIDARTGHTIWHFTAPPNKAFHIGQRGVSILKDKIYYMSSDAHAMALDAKTGKVLWDVVVADSNKGQWSTMSPLIVGNHVIVGASGDFDNLQGFIRSLDPDTGATQWNWVATDPVGTKGKTTGGNVWMTGTYDPDLHLMYWGTGNPTPVLNGKPRPGDNLYTCSIVALDPDTGTLKWAFQPSPHDTHDWDAVEIPVLADVDFKGQKRKVLMQASRNGYFFVIDRTNGKSLVTAPFGPVNWSKGVDERGEPIPDPEKEPAPDGRLIAPDEGGMTNFRSPSFDPKTGLFIVSASPSYSVYFSKPADGAYGWAGADYGVWSKGVLEAIDYRTGKIRWSHELGRRAGSGVMTTDGGLTFSGDADGNFLGLDTATGKTLWHSGTGGNISSTPITYELDGKQVVLMSSGGVMYAWTLPGYPTAKGTGTKKAAK; this is translated from the coding sequence GTGAAGCATTGGTTTAAGAGCGTTCGAGTCCTATCGCTGGTTGCGGTGTGTGCGCTGGGAGCATCCGCACAGTCCGTCGATTTCAACATGCTGAAGAATCCGCCGAAGGATAGCTGGCCTGGCTTTCATGGCGATTACAGCGGTCGCCGCCACAGCGCGCTGACTCAGATCAACACCGGGAACGTACAAAACATGACGCCGGCGTGGACTTTTCAGACTGGCCAGACACAGCCCATTAAGGCGACTCCAATTCTTGTTGATGGCATTCTTTACTTCACGATGCCCGACAACATCTGGGCCATTGATGCGCGCACCGGTCATACCATCTGGCACTTCACCGCCCCACCGAATAAAGCTTTTCATATTGGTCAGCGCGGCGTAAGCATCCTGAAGGACAAGATCTACTACATGTCCAGCGACGCGCACGCGATGGCGCTCGACGCAAAGACCGGCAAAGTGCTGTGGGATGTTGTGGTCGCCGATTCAAACAAGGGACAGTGGTCGACAATGTCGCCGCTGATCGTCGGCAACCATGTGATCGTGGGTGCGTCAGGCGACTTCGACAATCTGCAAGGATTCATTCGTTCGCTCGATCCAGACACCGGTGCCACGCAGTGGAACTGGGTTGCAACCGATCCGGTTGGGACCAAGGGTAAGACCACTGGCGGCAACGTGTGGATGACCGGCACGTACGATCCCGATCTGCACCTGATGTACTGGGGCACAGGCAATCCAACGCCCGTACTGAACGGCAAACCACGCCCTGGCGACAACCTCTACACATGCAGCATCGTTGCGCTGGATCCGGATACCGGAACACTGAAGTGGGCTTTCCAGCCTTCGCCGCATGACACGCATGATTGGGACGCCGTTGAGATTCCGGTTTTGGCGGATGTGGATTTCAAAGGCCAGAAGCGCAAGGTGCTGATGCAGGCATCGCGCAACGGCTACTTCTTTGTGATTGACCGCACGAATGGCAAGTCGCTAGTGACTGCTCCGTTTGGTCCTGTGAACTGGTCCAAGGGCGTGGATGAACGCGGTGAGCCAATTCCCGATCCCGAGAAAGAACCTGCTCCAGATGGTCGTCTGATTGCCCCGGATGAAGGCGGTATGACGAACTTCCGTTCGCCAAGCTTCGATCCAAAAACTGGCTTGTTCATTGTGAGCGCATCGCCCAGCTACAGCGTGTATTTCAGCAAACCGGCGGATGGAGCCTACGGCTGGGCAGGCGCTGACTACGGCGTGTGGAGCAAGGGTGTCCTGGAGGCCATTGACTATCGGACCGGCAAGATTCGTTGGTCGCATGAGCTTGGCCGTCGCGCAGGTTCTGGCGTGATGACAACCGATGGTGGGCTGACCTTCAGCGGAGACGCGGACGGTAACTTCCTGGGTCTTGATACCGCCACAGGAAAAACGTTGTGGCACTCCGGCACCGGCGGCAACATTTCATCCACGCCCATTACTTATGAACTGGATGGCAAGCAGGTAGTTCTGATGAGCAGCGGCGGCGTGATGTATGCATGGACACTGCCTGGTTATCCAACAGCCAAAGGCACAGGCACGAAAAAAGCAGCGAAATAA